In Paenibacillus sp. JQZ6Y-1, the following proteins share a genomic window:
- a CDS encoding ABC transporter permease, whose translation MIWCRTRRGRLAMINLAELRQKRRGEFWGQILPYTQYIVQSGVAVVTFFLLIAFAAWYTTFVQHIPAGLPVYWIMLVLLTPLTVYGTVRTYMRPADVIFMLPLETRMRDYFAPAWRSSVIGKYIWLALIALVAWPFYVRAADDAKPLLLLFAVLLLLKIASNYGSWQELRMNGQTARVWFRLLRYVYMTAVLAAWLWLPLTTAGVVVIVGVIVYWLVLRLPGKAAVPWERLIAAEKNHAAGVMRMLGWFVDVPTGDRKINHRRWLSFIGRRVPWNQEQAFRFLLIKTFVRSELLPTLARFVMIGIVLVLLTRMSWFGVAVYLLFILLSGVQMTMLRKQHTDTLWLSIYPLPVTAQRLETVRLITHAQVVIAVLMWIPFLFTGDPLRMAWTLAAGLLVVWMQRASLNRKWLRDLAADDELG comes from the coding sequence ATGATCTGGTGCAGGACTCGACGTGGACGGTTAGCAATGATTAATCTGGCAGAGCTGCGGCAAAAGCGGCGTGGCGAGTTCTGGGGTCAGATTTTGCCGTATACGCAGTATATTGTCCAGAGCGGTGTGGCGGTTGTGACCTTCTTTCTGCTCATTGCCTTTGCCGCTTGGTATACGACCTTTGTACAGCACATTCCGGCAGGCTTGCCAGTATACTGGATTATGCTGGTGCTGCTGACACCGTTGACTGTATACGGAACGGTACGCACGTATATGCGACCAGCAGATGTGATCTTTATGCTGCCGCTGGAAACGCGGATGCGGGACTATTTTGCTCCGGCATGGCGCAGCAGTGTGATCGGCAAATACATCTGGCTGGCGCTGATTGCGCTGGTGGCTTGGCCTTTTTATGTGCGGGCTGCTGATGATGCCAAGCCGCTGCTGCTATTATTCGCTGTACTGCTGCTGCTCAAAATCGCCAGCAATTATGGTAGCTGGCAAGAGCTACGCATGAACGGACAAACCGCGCGCGTATGGTTCCGACTGCTGCGGTATGTGTATATGACGGCGGTGCTAGCGGCATGGCTGTGGTTGCCACTGACTACTGCGGGTGTGGTTGTCATTGTAGGCGTTATCGTCTATTGGCTCGTACTGCGTCTGCCCGGTAAAGCGGCTGTACCGTGGGAACGACTGATCGCCGCTGAGAAAAATCATGCCGCAGGTGTGATGCGTATGCTGGGCTGGTTTGTGGATGTACCGACCGGTGATCGCAAAATCAATCACCGCCGTTGGCTCTCCTTTATCGGTCGCAGAGTACCATGGAATCAGGAGCAGGCATTCCGCTTTCTGTTGATTAAAACCTTTGTGCGCAGTGAACTACTGCCGACTCTAGCGCGCTTTGTTATGATTGGCATTGTGCTGGTGCTGCTGACACGGATGTCGTGGTTTGGGGTAGCGGTGTATCTGCTGTTTATCCTGTTGTCTGGTGTTCAGATGACGATGCTGCGCAAACAGCATACTGATACGCTGTGGCTGTCCATTTATCCGCTGCCAGTAACGGCGCAGCGGCTGGAAACAGTACGTTTGATCACACATGCTCAAGTAGTGATTGCAGTGCTGATGTGGATTCCGTTTTTGTTTACCGGTGATCCGCTGCGTATGGCGTGGACACTGGCAGCTGGTCTGTTGGTCGTATGGATGCAGCGCGCCTCGCTTAATCGCAAATGGCTGCGCGATCTGGCTGCTGACGATGAGTTGGGGTAA
- a CDS encoding ABC transporter ATP-binding protein, translating into MEQVPVLQVDRLTGGYSLGKPVLHDISFSVGRGEMIGLIGLNGAGKSTTMKHILGLMTPQGGEVQIHGTTLQGDAQQYRSSLAFVPEAPQLYEEMTVREHLEFTARAYGVSQSDYEQRAARLISLFNMGEKEDSLSMHLSKGMKQKVMIMCAFVAAPPLYIIDEPFLGLDPLGIRSLLDFMVETKQGGSSILLSSHILSTIENYCDRFIVLHKGRVIVQGTLEQIREQTGQQGVPLEQIFYDLVQDSTWTVSND; encoded by the coding sequence ATGGAACAGGTACCTGTACTTCAAGTAGACCGTCTGACTGGCGGCTACAGTCTTGGCAAGCCTGTCCTGCACGATATTAGTTTCAGCGTTGGTCGCGGCGAGATGATCGGTCTGATCGGCTTGAACGGTGCAGGCAAGAGCACAACGATGAAGCATATTCTCGGTTTGATGACACCGCAAGGTGGCGAAGTGCAGATTCACGGAACAACGCTACAGGGCGATGCGCAGCAGTATCGTTCCTCGCTGGCATTTGTACCGGAGGCTCCGCAGCTGTATGAGGAAATGACGGTGCGTGAGCATCTGGAATTCACCGCACGCGCCTACGGAGTCAGTCAGAGCGATTATGAACAGCGGGCAGCGCGCCTGATCTCGTTATTTAATATGGGTGAAAAAGAAGACAGTCTGTCGATGCACTTGTCAAAGGGCATGAAGCAGAAGGTGATGATCATGTGCGCCTTCGTGGCAGCACCGCCGCTGTATATTATTGATGAGCCGTTTCTTGGGCTGGACCCGCTTGGTATTCGTTCTCTGCTTGATTTTATGGTGGAAACGAAGCAGGGCGGCTCGTCAATTTTGCTCAGCTCGCATATTTTGTCTACGATTGAGAATTATTGCGACCGATTCATTGTGCTGCATAAGGGTCGGGTGATTGTACAAGGTACATTGGAGCAGATTCGTGAGCAGACGGGTCAGCAGGGCGTACCGCTGGAGCAGATTTTCTATGATCTGGTGCAGGACTCGACGTGGACGGTTAGCAATGATTAA
- a CDS encoding DEAD/DEAH box helicase, with protein METNVNFLGLGIGESLNDALSRYGITAPSPVQEQSIPLILEGRDVLAQSQTGSGKTLAYLLPILQKINPEQKDMQALILAPTQELAMQIVRECERYGEEKGITSLGLIGGAAIKRQIEKLRRHPHIAVGTPGRINELINVRKLKMHNVNTIVVDEVDQVLGLGGGADVHRIIKSAKRDRQLVFLSATINEEIHSIAHREMKDHAIVGIEPGQTASTIDHVYFVTEERDKVDTLRRVLRHYKAPRSIVFVNDTEQIAEVESKLEYMGFKARAIYGDADKVTRSTVLAQFRSGKVQVLVATDVAARGLDIEDLNLVVSLDPAFDAEFYVHRSGRTGRMGKKGVSASIITERERFIMRKFNDTLHISLKELVLESGEARTASPAKPRSKKPVVRNDKPAGNDTSSSNPAATGNGNATASSSSQGQSDGFGNQERTSAEAPSRRPASGKATPTKRDGKAKVRKADQKSKGAPKWLKAKRNGASEEK; from the coding sequence ATGGAAACGAACGTAAATTTTCTTGGGCTGGGCATTGGCGAATCGCTGAATGATGCGTTGTCCCGTTATGGCATTACCGCACCATCACCGGTGCAGGAGCAGAGCATTCCGCTTATTTTAGAAGGACGCGATGTGCTTGCACAATCGCAGACAGGTAGCGGCAAGACGTTGGCATATTTGCTGCCGATTTTGCAAAAGATCAATCCAGAACAAAAGGATATGCAGGCGCTCATTCTCGCACCAACGCAGGAGCTGGCGATGCAGATTGTTCGCGAGTGCGAGCGTTATGGTGAAGAGAAAGGCATCACTTCACTGGGTCTGATCGGCGGCGCGGCAATCAAGCGTCAGATCGAAAAGCTGCGTCGTCATCCGCATATCGCGGTTGGTACGCCGGGACGTATCAACGAGCTGATCAATGTACGCAAGCTGAAAATGCACAATGTTAACACCATCGTAGTTGATGAAGTCGATCAGGTATTGGGACTGGGCGGCGGCGCGGATGTACATCGGATTATCAAAAGCGCTAAACGTGACCGTCAGCTCGTCTTCCTATCTGCTACGATCAACGAAGAGATTCACAGCATCGCTCATCGCGAGATGAAGGATCATGCGATCGTCGGCATCGAGCCGGGACAAACAGCGTCTACGATTGATCATGTGTATTTTGTAACCGAGGAACGCGACAAAGTCGATACACTGCGCCGTGTGCTGCGTCATTACAAAGCGCCGCGCTCGATCGTATTTGTGAACGATACTGAGCAAATTGCCGAAGTAGAATCCAAGCTGGAATATATGGGCTTCAAAGCGCGCGCCATTTATGGAGATGCTGACAAAGTTACTCGTAGTACCGTGCTAGCGCAGTTCCGCTCTGGCAAAGTACAGGTGCTAGTCGCAACCGATGTGGCTGCACGCGGACTGGATATTGAAGACCTGAATCTGGTTGTGAGTCTAGACCCGGCATTTGACGCGGAATTCTATGTACACCGTAGCGGACGTACCGGTCGTATGGGCAAAAAGGGCGTATCCGCTTCGATCATTACTGAGCGCGAGCGCTTCATTATGCGTAAATTCAACGATACGCTGCATATTTCGTTGAAGGAGCTTGTTCTAGAGAGTGGCGAAGCACGCACCGCTTCCCCAGCCAAGCCGCGCAGCAAAAAGCCGGTCGTTCGTAACGACAAACCAGCTGGCAACGATACAAGCAGTAGCAATCCGGCAGCAACTGGCAACGGCAACGCGACTGCATCTAGCAGCAGTCAAGGTCAGTCGGACGGCTTCGGCAATCAGGAGCGCACATCGGCGGAAGCTCCATCCCGTCGTCCAGCTTCTGGCAAGGCGACACCAACCAAACGTGACGGCAAAGCCAAAGTGCGTAAAGCCGATCAAAAAAGCAAAGGAGCGCCAAAATGGCTGAAAGCCAAACGCAACGGCGCTTCTGAGGAAAAGTGA
- a CDS encoding SDR family NAD(P)-dependent oxidoreductase yields the protein MTLNNKIVFITGASSGLGAHMAQLLTEKGAIPILTARSEDKLNKLSAGLHGEHGVYRMDVQQQDDVEQVVRQVLDKYGRIDILLNNAGYGQFTTLAETDVHEYAQMMDVNYMGIVRCTKAILPSMLEHGSGQIINVASMAGKFPTAKSTAYTATKFAVLGFTNSLRQELRNSGITVSAVNPGPINTAFFDRADPTGAYVSNVSRFMLSTDKVCREMIRMMERRREEVDLPRYAGFALRFYQLMPRLVDRLTYSFFDRK from the coding sequence TTGACATTGAACAACAAAATCGTATTCATTACTGGCGCTTCAAGTGGATTGGGCGCTCATATGGCGCAGTTATTAACGGAGAAAGGCGCCATTCCCATATTGACTGCCCGTTCGGAGGATAAATTAAACAAGTTATCGGCTGGCTTGCACGGTGAGCATGGCGTATATCGTATGGATGTGCAGCAGCAGGATGATGTGGAGCAAGTGGTGCGGCAAGTACTGGACAAGTACGGACGCATTGATATTTTGCTAAACAATGCAGGCTACGGACAATTCACCACACTGGCGGAAACGGATGTGCATGAATATGCGCAGATGATGGATGTAAATTATATGGGCATCGTTCGCTGTACCAAAGCTATTTTGCCATCCATGTTAGAGCACGGCAGTGGTCAGATTATCAATGTAGCGTCGATGGCAGGCAAATTTCCGACTGCCAAATCGACTGCGTATACGGCGACCAAGTTTGCTGTATTAGGTTTTACCAATTCGTTGCGTCAAGAGCTGCGAAACAGCGGCATTACTGTATCTGCTGTGAACCCCGGGCCGATCAACACGGCTTTCTTTGACCGTGCCGATCCAACAGGCGCATATGTGAGCAATGTGAGCCGATTTATGCTGTCCACGGATAAAGTGTGCCGCGAGATGATACGCATGATGGAGCGGCGGCGCGAGGAGGTTGATTTGCCGCGTTACGCCGGGTTTGCGCTGCGTTTTTATCAGCTGATGCCGCGTTTGGTGGATCGGCTGACCTATTCGTTTTTTGATCGCAAATAA
- a CDS encoding chemotaxis protein CheX, with protein sequence MKAEVINPFLEAARLVIGQVVQVSPSTGSLGIKDIELVDDHIWIQIGMTGQMSGDIIFGIHESVALRMVSAMMGGFVLTEMDEMGQSAISELGNMISGNASTILSNQGVTVDITPPKVMKTSAVTGFMSTKALTIPLIMDGIGELDIQVMVS encoded by the coding sequence ATGAAGGCGGAAGTTATTAATCCATTTTTGGAAGCAGCGAGACTCGTGATTGGTCAGGTCGTTCAGGTCTCTCCTTCTACAGGCAGTCTCGGTATCAAAGATATCGAGCTGGTTGATGATCATATCTGGATTCAAATTGGTATGACAGGACAAATGAGCGGAGATATTATTTTTGGTATCCATGAGAGTGTTGCACTACGTATGGTTTCGGCTATGATGGGCGGTTTTGTACTCACTGAGATGGATGAGATGGGACAAAGCGCGATTTCCGAGCTGGGTAATATGATCAGCGGTAACGCGAGCACGATTTTATCCAATCAAGGCGTAACGGTGGATATTACACCACCGAAAGTAATGAAAACGAGCGCGGTAACAGGCTTTATGTCTACCAAAGCATTGACGATCCCATTGATCATGGATGGCATCGGTGAGCTGGATATTCAGGTTATGGTATCCTAA
- a CDS encoding LysR family transcriptional regulator, which translates to MNISQLETLLTISRTMSFRKAGELLNLTQPAVSAQIKSLEDEFKTVLVNRNQPVTLTDQGTVFLEHAEQILAVVEQLKQRLADLDETPQGRILLGTTTSFAIQILPRVLAYFQNQFPLIKTMIHSMPSSQIYYSVENGMVDVGIGYLIERNPNLETSILYYDMFELVVSPQHPLARTKKATIQDLQHLPFIMLSPDTVGRKFVDDVFKKHGVVPEIIMELSSSEEVKRMVEIDLGAAIISRQSISSELRHGTLVMIPMPEFEVSHPVGLIYKSGRYLNSAMRQFLDDLKGMPEDRFISSE; encoded by the coding sequence ATGAATATCAGTCAACTGGAAACATTATTGACCATTTCGCGGACGATGAGCTTCCGTAAAGCAGGCGAGCTGCTGAATCTGACGCAGCCTGCGGTGTCCGCCCAGATCAAAAGTCTGGAGGACGAGTTCAAGACGGTACTGGTGAACCGGAACCAACCGGTAACACTGACCGATCAAGGAACAGTCTTTTTGGAGCATGCCGAGCAGATTTTGGCTGTTGTGGAACAGCTGAAGCAGCGACTGGCAGATCTGGATGAGACTCCGCAGGGGCGTATTCTGCTTGGTACAACAACTTCATTTGCCATTCAGATTCTGCCGCGCGTGCTTGCTTATTTTCAAAATCAATTTCCACTGATCAAAACGATGATTCATTCGATGCCTTCCTCCCAAATCTATTACAGTGTGGAAAATGGTATGGTTGATGTTGGAATCGGTTATCTGATTGAACGCAATCCGAACCTTGAAACTTCCATTCTGTATTATGATATGTTCGAGCTGGTCGTTTCTCCCCAGCATCCGCTGGCCCGTACCAAAAAGGCAACCATTCAGGATTTGCAGCATCTGCCGTTTATCATGCTCTCGCCGGATACGGTTGGACGCAAATTCGTGGATGATGTATTCAAAAAGCACGGTGTCGTGCCAGAGATTATTATGGAACTGTCCAGCAGTGAGGAAGTGAAGCGCATGGTCGAGATCGATCTGGGCGCTGCTATCATCTCCCGCCAATCCATCTCTAGCGAGCTGCGTCATGGCACACTGGTGATGATTCCAATGCCGGAGTTTGAAGTGAGCCATCCGGTTGGTCTGATCTACAAATCCGGTCGTTATCTCAATTCTGCGATGCGCCAGTTTCTAGACGACCTGAAAGGCATGCCGGAAGACCGCTTTATCAGTTCTGAGTAA
- a CDS encoding histidinol-phosphatase encodes MKFDLHTHHYRCGHADGDIRDYIEAGIAAGLQVIGISDHTPYFGFDEDQAFPNISMGKSQLSAYVQEVLDLKKEYAGKIDVLLGIESDYFPHHAHLYKQQLDQYPFDYIIGSVHFSSGRSIFDTSRWQELDNAEQIAVKEEYFRMIGESAQSGMFHILGHIDAMKSNYPAFTDIEAPHALDKMLQTIASSGVAIEVNTSGKIKACGLWHPIDAILERAHHFGVEISFGSDSHIPQRVGDDFDLVAQKLRDIGYTEWVYYKQKQRQVVAL; translated from the coding sequence ATGAAATTCGATCTTCATACTCACCATTATCGCTGTGGACACGCGGATGGCGACATCCGAGACTATATTGAAGCCGGTATTGCCGCCGGATTGCAGGTGATCGGCATTTCCGATCATACGCCGTATTTCGGCTTTGACGAAGACCAAGCCTTTCCTAATATCTCTATGGGCAAAAGCCAGCTATCTGCTTATGTGCAGGAAGTACTGGATTTGAAAAAGGAATATGCGGGCAAAATCGACGTCCTGCTGGGCATCGAATCTGACTATTTCCCTCATCATGCTCATTTGTACAAACAACAGTTGGATCAATATCCATTTGACTATATTATTGGCTCTGTCCATTTCAGCAGTGGTCGCAGCATCTTCGATACTTCACGCTGGCAGGAGCTAGACAACGCCGAGCAGATCGCTGTCAAAGAAGAATATTTCCGCATGATCGGCGAATCTGCCCAAAGTGGCATGTTCCATATCCTCGGTCATATCGACGCGATGAAAAGCAACTACCCAGCCTTCACCGACATCGAAGCGCCGCACGCACTGGACAAAATGCTGCAAACCATCGCCTCCTCCGGCGTCGCCATCGAGGTCAACACGTCCGGCAAAATCAAGGCCTGCGGGCTCTGGCACCCGATCGATGCGATTTTAGAACGCGCCCACCATTTCGGCGTAGAAATCTCCTTCGGCTCCGACTCCCACATCCCCCAACGCGTTGGCGACGACTTTGACTTAGTTGCCCAGAAGCTACGCGATATTGGTTATACCGAATGGGTGTATTACAAACAAAAACAACGCCAAGTTGTGGCGTTGTAA
- a CDS encoding DMT family transporter produces the protein MTVERWFTSRLGVVVSSVLATMLWGSALPFIKLSYAHLHIGSSDLFAQWLFAGYRFVLSGLLLMGLAWLLKPRGVPAARIPASSLVVLALTQTFLQYIFVYAALGNGSGMTMSIISGSVSLFQLLAVRWLVRTERLSTRKWLGLLLGFGGIAVMGMASGGNQHLAFGVAELLMLLSALSGGVGNVLARRQAAFEPVISLTGRQMFWGGIGLVVVGCASGNPFPFDWDGTGLLMLLYLSLLSAGAFALWNTVMKYNEVGKVSMYLFLSPPFGVILSALWLHEKASVWSFAALALVTCSIVLVNRERRVAASDAANASGTH, from the coding sequence ATGACGGTGGAACGCTGGTTTACAAGTCGACTTGGCGTCGTCGTCAGCTCGGTGCTGGCAACGATGCTATGGGGAAGTGCATTACCGTTTATCAAATTAAGCTATGCGCATCTGCATATTGGCAGTAGCGACCTATTCGCTCAGTGGCTGTTTGCGGGCTATCGATTTGTATTGTCAGGATTACTACTAATGGGCTTGGCATGGCTATTAAAGCCACGCGGCGTTCCGGCGGCGCGTATTCCGGCTTCCTCGCTCGTGGTGTTGGCGCTGACACAGACCTTTTTGCAATATATTTTTGTATATGCGGCGCTGGGCAATGGCTCAGGGATGACGATGTCGATCATTTCAGGCTCGGTATCGTTATTTCAGTTGCTGGCAGTGCGCTGGCTGGTGCGTACGGAACGTCTGTCTACGCGTAAATGGCTGGGCTTACTGCTTGGCTTTGGCGGTATTGCGGTGATGGGGATGGCGTCAGGCGGGAATCAGCATCTGGCGTTTGGTGTTGCAGAGCTGCTAATGCTGCTGTCCGCTCTATCTGGTGGTGTAGGCAATGTGCTGGCACGCCGTCAGGCGGCTTTTGAGCCAGTGATTAGTCTGACAGGACGGCAGATGTTCTGGGGCGGAATCGGGCTGGTTGTGGTCGGCTGTGCGTCTGGGAATCCATTTCCGTTTGATTGGGATGGGACAGGGCTACTAATGCTGCTGTATCTGTCGCTGCTGTCGGCGGGGGCATTTGCACTGTGGAATACGGTGATGAAGTACAATGAGGTTGGCAAGGTATCGATGTATCTGTTCTTGTCACCGCCATTCGGCGTGATTCTGTCAGCGCTCTGGCTGCATGAAAAAGCATCCGTTTGGTCGTTTGCAGCTCTGGCGCTGGTCACCTGTAGCATTGTGCTGGTGAATCGGGAGCGACGTGTAGCAGCGAGTGATGCGGCGAATGCGTCTGGAACACATTAG
- a CDS encoding GNAT family N-acetyltransferase: MLSKQDLKQAVPELHTDRLVLRRLTAEHVERWWDCASDPQVLTYLYGTPEMKEYQVLQPDRLGRRVEEAFRSMSSIHFAIMSRDGESMYGVCSFQRWDEHAARAEIGFALCKTFWGKGYATEAVGSLISFGFEQMGLSHIVGRCHIKNDLSIRVLEKNGMRQQPPSNSGIKSYWQEMGIIVYSVAQSEFQLRKNRAALYSSSREHGGDSVTP, translated from the coding sequence ATGCTGAGTAAACAGGATTTGAAACAAGCTGTGCCCGAGTTGCATACCGACAGGCTGGTGCTGCGTCGCCTTACAGCGGAGCATGTGGAGCGCTGGTGGGACTGCGCTAGCGATCCGCAGGTGCTTACTTATCTGTACGGTACACCGGAGATGAAGGAATATCAGGTGCTACAGCCAGATCGGTTGGGACGCCGAGTAGAGGAAGCGTTTCGTAGTATGAGTTCGATCCATTTTGCGATTATGTCCCGAGACGGGGAGTCGATGTATGGGGTTTGTTCCTTTCAGCGTTGGGATGAGCATGCCGCGCGTGCGGAAATTGGCTTTGCGTTATGCAAAACATTCTGGGGCAAAGGCTACGCAACCGAAGCGGTAGGCAGTCTGATTAGCTTTGGCTTTGAGCAAATGGGATTGTCCCATATCGTCGGTCGCTGTCATATCAAAAACGATCTGTCGATCCGCGTACTAGAAAAGAACGGTATGCGTCAGCAGCCGCCTTCCAATTCCGGTATTAAGAGCTACTGGCAGGAAATGGGCATTATCGTATACTCAGTTGCTCAAAGTGAATTCCAGCTGCGCAAGAACCGGGCTGCGCTGTATTCGTCATCGCGTGAACATGGCGGCGATTCTGTGACGCCATGA
- a CDS encoding metallophosphoesterase family protein — protein MERIALVSDIHGNMPAWQAVLDDIDRRGIRRIFCLGDIVGKGPDSVSITDSVRERCEVVLRGNWEELIVRMSNNDELFGWHHRRLGEERLAFLDSLPLRYDFTLSGRLISLVHASPESVFQRVQPWDDLESRMNMFAPVQDGREASSPQIPELVGYGDIHNAYLQHLDGRVLFNTGSVGNPLDGKGASYVILEGEADATEPVPYSIQFARIPYDVEQAVQDAIDADIPAMDYYIKELRTGIYRALQK, from the coding sequence ATGGAACGTATTGCACTTGTATCAGATATTCATGGAAATATGCCTGCTTGGCAGGCGGTGCTGGATGATATTGATCGCCGTGGGATACGGCGCATTTTTTGTCTTGGCGACATTGTAGGCAAGGGACCAGATTCGGTCTCTATTACAGACAGTGTGCGAGAACGTTGTGAAGTCGTGCTGCGCGGTAACTGGGAGGAGTTAATCGTGCGCATGAGCAACAATGATGAGCTGTTCGGCTGGCATCACCGTCGTCTAGGTGAGGAGCGATTGGCGTTTCTGGATTCGCTGCCATTGCGATATGACTTTACCTTGAGCGGACGATTGATCTCGCTTGTGCATGCTTCGCCGGAAAGTGTGTTTCAGCGGGTACAGCCGTGGGACGATCTGGAAAGTCGGATGAATATGTTTGCTCCGGTGCAGGATGGTAGAGAAGCTTCGTCACCTCAAATTCCTGAACTGGTCGGCTACGGCGATATTCATAATGCGTATTTGCAGCATTTGGATGGACGCGTGCTGTTCAATACCGGTAGCGTTGGTAATCCGCTGGATGGCAAAGGGGCATCCTATGTTATTTTAGAAGGCGAAGCGGATGCTACCGAGCCGGTTCCGTATTCCATTCAGTTTGCCCGTATTCCGTATGATGTGGAGCAAGCCGTACAGGATGCCATTGACGCCGACATTCCGGCGATGGATTATTATATTAAAGAACTGCGTACCGGCATCTACCGGGCATTGCAGAAGTAA
- a CDS encoding metallophosphoesterase has protein sequence MSWEMEGTRLKPYHTQAYTRFGSIHSPELRVWTSINSNSNQNDSKHARTFSRRQFLKGSLAAGAALGLGGLSYTWIGEPNWLEKVYISLDIPNLPPSLNGMRLVQFSDMHLGMGKNTSDLDKLADVIMGEKPDLLCFTGDMVDEYASELNGGIDILKRMQAPLGKFAVLGNHDYLDDVLAVSEQMRQGGFQMLINENHVITRDDGVLAIAGLDDQLLGNPDIHKGAKGIPENACRILLMHEPDYADRIPEELQFGLQLSGHSHGGQIRVPLIGAVITPKGSRKYVMGGYKAGKEGHLPLYVNRGIGMSQLPVRFMCRPELTIFTLHRAST, from the coding sequence TTGTCATGGGAAATGGAGGGAACACGCCTGAAGCCATATCACACTCAAGCATATACCCGCTTCGGGAGTATCCATTCCCCGGAATTGCGTGTATGGACATCTATCAATTCAAATAGTAATCAAAATGACTCGAAGCACGCCCGCACCTTTAGTCGTCGTCAGTTTCTAAAAGGTAGTCTTGCGGCTGGCGCTGCACTTGGTCTGGGCGGACTTAGTTACACTTGGATCGGTGAACCGAACTGGCTGGAAAAGGTGTATATTTCGTTGGACATTCCCAATCTGCCACCCAGCTTGAATGGGATGCGATTGGTGCAATTTAGCGATATGCATCTCGGCATGGGCAAGAATACTAGCGATCTAGACAAGCTGGCGGATGTGATTATGGGCGAAAAGCCCGATCTGCTCTGCTTTACTGGCGATATGGTGGATGAATACGCCAGCGAACTGAATGGTGGAATTGATATTCTAAAGCGGATGCAGGCACCTTTAGGCAAATTCGCCGTGTTAGGCAATCACGACTATTTGGATGATGTATTGGCGGTATCGGAGCAGATGCGCCAAGGTGGATTCCAGATGCTGATTAACGAAAATCATGTGATCACCCGCGACGACGGTGTGCTGGCTATCGCTGGCTTGGATGACCAACTGCTGGGCAACCCAGACATACATAAAGGAGCCAAAGGCATTCCAGAGAATGCCTGCCGTATTCTGCTTATGCACGAACCAGATTACGCTGACCGCATACCGGAAGAATTGCAATTCGGCTTACAGCTGTCTGGGCATAGTCACGGCGGACAGATTCGGGTACCTCTGATTGGAGCGGTTATTACGCCAAAAGGCTCTCGCAAGTATGTGATGGGCGGCTACAAGGCTGGCAAAGAGGGTCATCTGCCACTGTATGTGAATCGGGGAATCGGGATGTCGCAGCTACCGGTACGGTTTATGTGCCGACCGGAGCTGACCATCTTTACACTGCACCGCGCGTCGACCTGA
- a CDS encoding DUF3891 family protein: MIWRERKDSFIMIRQHDHARISGAISRQMDQGPSRDQQRWEDVLLGCEQHDRGWIPLDQIPMWNEVKARPFSFLDFPEPAKLVFYRYGIDQLEEMCPYAGMLASFHYGALIGEYGAQNSFGRDFLDEEKKRQERIKQQTSPGEEELLYHRAVLELCDDLSLYVCLNEPGVSKEDEMEWWKKGFEVGKKLDAANHETIMPTWLDERQVVLDPFPFLQPFETSIIYREVSKSLIAEKGIEAAYEASEEQVQEVVFRGKESV, from the coding sequence ATGATCTGGAGAGAACGCAAAGACTCATTTATTATGATACGGCAGCATGACCATGCGCGCATATCGGGAGCGATTTCCCGTCAAATGGATCAAGGGCCTTCGCGCGATCAGCAGCGCTGGGAAGACGTGCTGCTCGGCTGCGAGCAGCATGACCGCGGCTGGATTCCACTGGATCAGATTCCGATGTGGAATGAAGTGAAGGCGCGTCCATTTTCATTTTTGGATTTTCCAGAGCCTGCGAAGCTGGTGTTTTATCGCTATGGGATTGATCAGCTGGAAGAAATGTGTCCGTATGCTGGGATGCTTGCCAGCTTCCATTACGGTGCGCTGATCGGCGAATATGGTGCACAGAACTCGTTTGGACGTGATTTTCTGGATGAGGAGAAGAAGCGTCAGGAGCGGATTAAGCAGCAGACCTCACCGGGCGAAGAGGAGCTACTTTACCATCGCGCGGTGCTGGAGCTATGCGACGATCTGTCACTGTATGTATGTCTGAACGAGCCGGGCGTGTCCAAGGAAGACGAAATGGAATGGTGGAAAAAGGGCTTTGAGGTTGGCAAAAAGCTGGATGCCGCCAACCACGAGACGATTATGCCAACATGGCTAGATGAGCGGCAGGTAGTACTTGACCCTTTCCCGTTCCTGCAGCCGTTTGAAACGTCGATCATCTATCGTGAAGTATCCAAGTCTCTTATTGCTGAAAAGGGCATTGAAGCGGCATATGAGGCGTCAGAGGAGCAAGTGCAGGAAGTGGTATTCCGCGGCAAGGAATCGGTATAA